Within Oribacterium sp. oral taxon 102, the genomic segment GGAGATCCGGCTGAAAGGAAAGAAAATACGCGCCGTCCCCATCCTGATCCAGTTCCTGATACGGGAGGTAATTCCCCAGCTGCTCCAGCAGGATATCGACTCCCAGCACGCCGTAGACCTCACCGCTCTCCAGCCGAAGCGGTACGGAATAGGCGATCGCGATGCGTTCCTCTCCCTCCAGACGATAGGGCTTACTCCAGTACGCCAGCTCCTGCCAATCCCGATCCCGGTTCTCCAGTGCCGCCTGCATCGGACGGTAGAAAAAATCATAGTAGGGAACCTGGTTGCTGCCGAACGCGAAGCAGCTGTCCCAGCCGCTGTCTGTGGACATGCTGTAATCCGATACCACGGCGGCCGGAGAGCGTTCCAGCAGAATGTCGTCGTTTCTGCCGGAGGCTCTGGCATTCGGGTCGAGATCCCGAAGATAGAGCCCCGGCTTATTCCAGTAGTTCCCACTTTCCATGGAGACAGAGAGATCCTCATGATTCAACACCAGAAAGGCGCCGGTCACGCGGTTTGCCCGCATCATCGTGATCAGATCCTCCGTAGCAGCGCTGAGATAGTCCCTCGCCGTCTCCGAGCTCTGATCCAGCGTCATGAGATCGATGCTTCCCTCCGCGAGCATACGCTCCGTCCGCGCGTTGAGCTTCTGCATGGCGTGTCCGAGATTCATCCACTGCCCTGTCATTCGGCTCTCCAGCCCGTTCCTGCGCGTCTGCACCCTGCTCTCCGTGATCTCCTCCGCGTTCCCGCGGAGCCGTTTCACGATTCCCTGCCGGTAGAAGCTCCCAATGAGAACTGCGCCCTCCAGCAAAAGGAGCAGAAAAAGCGGCACGATGATCAGCAGCAGTATCGGTTTTTTCTTGTAGCCCTTCGCTTCTCTCATATCCATTCCTTACACAGCGGCTCAATCCTCGGATGCCGCCAGTCCCTGCAGCTTCTCCGATACGGTATTGTACCAGCGTTCGAAGCTCTCCTCCCCGGTGAGTCCCGCCTCCGCAGCCTCCATGCTCTGTCCTGCAGCGAGCCGTTCTGAAAGGAGCCTGCGGTTCTCCTCCGCCTGCTCCGACAGAATCCTGCCGACGCCCTTTCGGATCCGTCCGGCATTCTGCACCGGCGGGGTGGTATACAGCTCGTTGTCCTGTACCGTCTCCAGACCGACCTGTATCGCGTCCGTGAGCCGGATCTCCGGCACTGCCGCGAGGATCTCTGCCTCGCTTGCCGCCGTCTTCTCCACCGGGAGATATCCGGCATTGACCGCAAAGCGGATATTCTGCGTCCCGCCGGAGAGCCATTTCAGGAACTCCACTGCCGCCGCTGCCTCCGCCTTGCTTCCCTTCAGCACTGCCATCCCCGCGCCCTGCTGGATCGCGAAATCCATCCCGCCGGCAAGCTTCGGCGCCGCCAAAACCCTGCATTGAATGGGGTAGCGCTCGGTATCGCTCAGGATGACACGCTTCGGGAAGTAGCTCGCCCCTGCCGAGGAGCTCACATAGCAAAGCACATTCCCCGTCTTGATATCATCGGAATGATAGCGCGCACCGGATGCGAAATACCCCTTGATATAGGGAATATAGTAGCTCTGCCAGAGCCGCTCTGCGAGCTGCCGCGGGAAGTTTATCGCGGCGTGATCCCCCTCTCCCGCCGACAGCACATCGATGCCCAGCTGTTTCCCGCTGATATAGAGGAAATTGGGAATATCATCTCTTCCGAAAAACGCCTTGCCGTCGTTCGGCTCCGGCGTCTTCTCATCCGTCCACCGGTAATACAGCTCCGAAAGCTCCGCGATCCCCTCCATGGTCGAGAGCTTCCCGAGCTCCGCGCCCGTCTCTTCCGAGAAACGCTCCCAGTCAGTCTCATTGAGATAGAGTACCTCCGTCGACTTCGCAAGCGGCAGGATCTTGATGTCCTTCCGGCTGCCGGAGAGCATCCCCTCCGAGAGGTAGCTGTCTACGAAGCGCTCCAGCTCCGCGCCCGTGAAATAGGGCGCCAGATTCTCCAGCATCCCCCGTTTATCCAGCCGGTTCGCCAGCCCGCTGTAGCACATAATGATATTCGGCAGCTCCCCGCTGACCGGATGGTTCTCCATGATCGCGCTGATATCATTCTCCAGATCGAAAAGAGAGCCGGAGCAGACCGCATCGACCTCGATGCCATGCTTCCGTCCTTCCCCCTCATTGTACTGCTTCAGGGCAGCGTCCAGACTTTTCTTCTGTTCTCCTTTATAATAATGCCAAAGCGTGATTTTTTCCACTGTTCCTGTTTCCCGCCTTCCCGCATGTCCGCAGGCGACGAGCGCCCCCGACAGCAAAAGAAGCGCGAGCACCCTGATTCTCCTCATTGCAGTCCTCCCGAAAGTCCTATCTATTCCCTACTCATTATCGGCAGAAAATGCAGCGCGGATAAGCAAAGAGCAACTTCCCCGCCGAAAAACAGAGGGACAGGCAAAAAAGGGATTGACAGCTATCCGGGCTTTTGCTATGATACATGCTGTTCGCGGGAATGCTGGAATTGGCAGACAGGCAAGACTAAGGATCTTGTGTCCGATAGGACGTGTGGGTTCAAGTCCCACTTCCCGCAGTATGAAGCCTCATCAGAAGATGGGGCTTTTTACTGTATAAGTCCCCTGTCAGGCGGACGAACGCGAGGCAGGCTTGTTTGCACGAGCGTTCGGACATTTGACGGGACAGCAGGCATATCTCAGGCAGCCTCGGCAGAGAGCGTTCTCTCCACGATAATATCCTCCATCCGGACATCGAAGAGACGGCTCAATGCGAAGAGATTGTCCAGGCTTGGCAGCGCCTTCCCCTGCTGCCACTTGTACACTGCCTGTGGTTCCTGAAAGCCCATCAGGACGGCAATCTCCCGCACCTTGAAGCCTCTCTTCTTTCGAAGCTCCTCTATCCTTTTTCCTGTCTTCTCCACATCGATCACAGGATACCGAAAACGCATAGTTCATCCTTTCCTCCGCCAAAAGCGGCGCTACACTGGGATTTTATGTGATTTTCTCCCGAAAAGCAACCGGAATCGCCATTTCCGGCGAATCCGGTCTTTTCATTTCCGCAGGGAATCTCCCTGCTCTACGGCGCGGGAAGGTACCAGTCCCCGGCATAATACAGCGGGATGCGCTGCCCCGTCTCATCCGTAAAGCCCGTCCAGATTTCATACGGGTATGCCTGTCCCGTCAGCATCCCATCCGCGGGATGGGTATTCTCCGAGGAAACGAGGCTCCGCTGTCCGTCCTGATTCAGATCGCCGAGGCGCGCGGCGTCGAGCGCAGGCAGCTGCCTCGGATCATTCACAGGCAGGCTGCCGATTCCGGCGAGATCAGGATTCAGCAGAGCGAGATAGCCCGTCCCGTCTGCTGTCACAAGCTGCGAAGCATCTGAGAGATTCCCGAGTATCCCGCCCTTTTTATAATCTCCCTGACTGCTCGCGGCATTGTCCGAAAGCTTTCCGGCAAAGTAGCAGCTCCGGATCGAGAGACGGGTTCCGTCGACCTCTCCGACCAGCCCTCCGGAACGGGACCGGTATGCGGCTCTGTGGTTATAGATCGATGCCGTGCTGAAGCACTCCACGAGCTCCAGCTGCCCGCCGCTCACCGTTCCGAGCAGTCCGCCGACCTCCTTCCTGCCGATCTGCCCGTAATACTCCCCCTGCTGCTCCGCATCCGGCCCCTCGGGCACGGCAGTCTTCTCCCCATACTGTCCGTTTACCGTATGCCCTGAGACATAGGACTTCTCGATCTGCGGCGCGGCAGCGCTATCCCCCGCCCTGTGCGCATCCGCGTTCAGGCGGAGACTTCCGAAAAGCCCGCCGTTGGCTGATGCCCAGCTCCCTGCCGTATAGACCGCGGCGCCCGTGAAGCTGTCCGTCAGCAGAAGCTCTCGGATATTCGCTGCTGTCCCGACCAGTCCGCCGGCATTGCCCTGCGCCAGCGAAAGCACTCTGGCATCGGGGCTGTTCACTGCGCAGCCCTCGATCCGGAGGCTGCCGGACACGCTGCCCAGAAGTCCTCCGGCGCTGTCCTCGCTGTTTCCTGTACTCTCCTTTCGGATCCTAAGCCTCGGCGCGGAAAGCGCGCTGTTTTTCAGAACCGCGCTCTCCGTGATCTTTCCGGCAAGCCCGCCCACATTCTGTATCCCGCTGACCTGCACCTCTCTGTCCGCCGTT encodes:
- a CDS encoding extracellular solute-binding protein codes for the protein MRRIRVLALLLLSGALVACGHAGRRETGTVEKITLWHYYKGEQKKSLDAALKQYNEGEGRKHGIEVDAVCSGSLFDLENDISAIMENHPVSGELPNIIMCYSGLANRLDKRGMLENLAPYFTGAELERFVDSYLSEGMLSGSRKDIKILPLAKSTEVLYLNETDWERFSEETGAELGKLSTMEGIAELSELYYRWTDEKTPEPNDGKAFFGRDDIPNFLYISGKQLGIDVLSAGEGDHAAINFPRQLAERLWQSYYIPYIKGYFASGARYHSDDIKTGNVLCYVSSSAGASYFPKRVILSDTERYPIQCRVLAAPKLAGGMDFAIQQGAGMAVLKGSKAEAAAAVEFLKWLSGGTQNIRFAVNAGYLPVEKTAASEAEILAAVPEIRLTDAIQVGLETVQDNELYTTPPVQNAGRIRKGVGRILSEQAEENRRLLSERLAAGQSMEAAEAGLTGEESFERWYNTVSEKLQGLAASED
- a CDS encoding helix-turn-helix domain-containing protein, which translates into the protein MRFRYPVIDVEKTGKRIEELRKKRGFKVREIAVLMGFQEPQAVYKWQQGKALPSLDNLFALSRLFDVRMEDIIVERTLSAEAA